A genomic stretch from Mya arenaria isolate MELC-2E11 chromosome 10, ASM2691426v1 includes:
- the LOC128205957 gene encoding protein draper-like, with translation MMKIKGGSTIIAFTTLLLTLFFQAWCQDYFQYPCIDKCKESECDLHGNCLECADQNFTGGTCDRCIKGKYGSQCDLNCPLNCLSCDSATKCSSCKRGFNGITCSVKLECPDNCYNDNCSSLSICGSCKNGYFGDYCNVSCSENCNNGICSQDGSCIEGCKEGFYGPRCEQNTCPVNCKCDQNNSCIGCKDNYFGPSCSLTCSSCKDNQCPEHRLMAEKCDACEEETYGSLCNETCRQHCLNNRCDQDNGSCACGKEYKLEVGKCVPSSCPANCSTCTSLDSCDSCVDRYYYGETCEHKCTHCSPGTNCRKSDGYCWSACADGLTGDICDSPCYAGCKTCHKTNANICSSCKTGRYGKDAYNLTCNNLCNTCVNNSCTAQYGHCDQGCVNGFKGYYCTDTCPRHCLNETCERNTAACVHGCDDGYYGLKCSYSCMRVQSNCLVCSSNGNKFSSCTRCTNGSYPGSSGKCVQCEPNCSGGCNSSTGVCYVCVDGYRGSFCNVSCTSNCKSCLQNNDECNVCKEDFWGSDCLNNCSTNCKHGNDSISICDINFANCKHGCLPESHGLHCSLLCDKHCLAFEGGALECNQMNGQCTLGCENGYKQTDTGCINDKIGGYGAGTSGAAVGCAVGGVVSLLAIALVIGMFIFMSRRRRKDINSGIKADARADEEARTYEQLQGRTEQPIYQNANDNDTDNYAVLFADTNI, from the exons ATGATGAAGATCAAAGGCGGATCAACCATTATTGCATTCACAACACTTCTTCTGACATTAT TTTTCCAGGCATGGTGCCAAGACTATTTCCAGTACCCCTGCATTGATAAGTGCAAGGAATCAGAGTGCGACTTACATGGAAATTGCCTGGAATGTGCTGACCAAAATTTCACTGGTGGTACATGTGATAGGTGCATTAAAGGAAAATATGGCAGTCAGTGCGACTTAAATTGCCCTCTAAATTGTCTATCTTGTGATTCTGCAACTAAATGTAGTTCATGTAAAAGAGGGTTTAATGGTATCACGTGCTCCGTGAAGTTGGAATGCCCGGATAATTGCTACAACGATAATTGTTCAAGCTTGAGTATATGCGGTTCATGTAAGAATGGATATTTTGGGGATTATTGCAATGTTTCGTGTTCAGAAAATTGCAATAACGGCATTTGCTCTCAGGATGGTTCTTGCATTGAAGGCTGTAAGGAAGGATTTTATGGACCAAGATGTGAACAAAATACTTGTCCTGTTAATTGCAAATGCGATCAAAACAACAGCTGCATTGGATGTAAAGACAATTATTTCGGGCCTTCGTGCAGTCTTACATGTAGTTCGTGTAAAGATAACCAATGCCCAGAACATCGTCTAATGGCCGAGAAATGTGATGCATGTGAAGAAGAAACATATGGTAGTCTTTGTAATGAAACTTGTCGgcaacattgtttaaataatagatGCGACCAAGACAATGGGTCATGTGCATGTGGAAAAGAGTACAAGCTGGAAGTAGGAAAATGTGTTCCTAGTTCTTGTCCCGCTAATTGCTCAACATGTACTTCATTAGATAGCTGTGACTCGTGCGTTGATAGATATTATTATGGAGAAACTTGTGAACATAAATGTACTCATTGTTCGCCAGGAACAAACTGTAGGAAAAGTGACGGCTACTGTTGGAGTGCATGTGCTGATGGTCTTACTGGTGATATTTGTGATAGCCCTTGTTACGCAGGATGTAAAACATGTCACAAAACGAATGCTAATATATGTTCATCTTGTAAAACTGGAAGGTATGGCAAAGACGCATATAACTTAACATGCAATAACCTTTGCAATACCTGTGTGAACAACTCGTGTACCGCTCAGTATGGCCATTGTGACCAAGGTTGTGTGAATGGATTTAAAGGGTATTATTGTACCGATACATGCCCAAGACATTGTTTGAACGAAACATGTGAAAGAAACACTGCTGCATGTGTTCACGGATGTGATGACGGATATTATGGCCTTAAGTGTTCATATTCATGTATGAGAGTGCAATCGAACTGCCTCGTTTGTTCTTCAAATGGAAACAAATTTAGTTCTTGTACACGGTGCACTAATGGGTCATACCCAGGATCTAGCGGGAAGTGCGTTCAATGTGAACCAAATTGTTCTGGAGGATGTAACTCGTCAACAGGTGTATGCTATGTATGTGTAGATGGATATAGGGGATCGTTCTGTAACGTTTCATGTACATCGAATTGTAAATCATGCCTTCAGAACAACGATGAATGCAATGTATGTAAAGAGGATTTTTGGGGAAGTGACTGCTTAAACAATTGCAGCACAAACTGTAAGCACGGAAATGATTCAATATCCATATGTGATATAAATTTTGCGAATTGCAAACATGGGTGTCTACCTGAATCACATGGACTACATTGTTCTCTTCTGTGTGACAAGCATTGCCTCGCTTTTGAAGGTGGGGCTCTTGAATGCAACCAAATGAATGGTCAGTGCACGTTAGGATGTGAGAATGGGTACAAACAGACGGATACAGGATGtattaatg ACAAAATTGGTGGTTACGGTGCTGGAACGTCTGGAGCAGCAGTTGGTTGCGCTGTTGGTGGTGTTGTCTCCCTTCTCGCAATTGCCCTTGTCATCGGGATGTTCATCTTCATGTCGAG AAGACGAAGAAAGGACATTAACAGTGGCATAAAAGCAG ACGCAAGAGCAGACGAAGAGGCTAGAACATACGAACAGCTTCAAGGACGGACAGAACAACCCATTTACCAGAATGCCAATGACAATGACACTGACAATTATGCAGTGTTGTTTGCagatacaaatatttaa
- the LOC128205956 gene encoding uncharacterized protein LOC128205956 isoform X1, with protein sequence MAPSKKDGMMKMTGGTTLIAFTTLLLTLTSDASPIDKGNGDAAGTSGAAIGGVVGGCVSLLAIALAIGMFIRMWRRRRKDSNGGIEGDARADEEARTYEPLQKRTEQPIYQNANDNGTDNYAVLFADTNF encoded by the exons ATGGCACCTTCAAA GAAAGACGGAATGATGAAGATGACAGGTGGAACGACCTTGATTGCATTCACAACACTTCTTCTGACATTAA CATCCGACGCAAGCCCAATCGATAAAGGCAATGGTGACGCTGCTGGAACGTCTGGAGCAGCAATAGGTGGCGTTGTTGGTGGTTGTGTCTCCCTTCTCGCAATTGCCCTTGCCATCGGGATGTTCATCCGTATGTGGAG AAGACGAAGAAAGGACAGTAACGGCGGCATAGAAGGAG ACGCTCGAGCAGACGAAGAAGCTAGAACATACGAACCGCTACAAAAACGGACAGAACAACCAATTTACCAGAATGCCAATGACAATGGCACTGACAATTATGCGGTGTTGTTTGCTGATACAAATTTTTAA
- the LOC128205956 gene encoding uncharacterized protein LOC128205956 isoform X2 has protein sequence MMKMTGGTTLIAFTTLLLTLTSDASPIDKGNGDAAGTSGAAIGGVVGGCVSLLAIALAIGMFIRMWRRRRKDSNGGIEGDARADEEARTYEPLQKRTEQPIYQNANDNGTDNYAVLFADTNF, from the exons ATGATGAAGATGACAGGTGGAACGACCTTGATTGCATTCACAACACTTCTTCTGACATTAA CATCCGACGCAAGCCCAATCGATAAAGGCAATGGTGACGCTGCTGGAACGTCTGGAGCAGCAATAGGTGGCGTTGTTGGTGGTTGTGTCTCCCTTCTCGCAATTGCCCTTGCCATCGGGATGTTCATCCGTATGTGGAG AAGACGAAGAAAGGACAGTAACGGCGGCATAGAAGGAG ACGCTCGAGCAGACGAAGAAGCTAGAACATACGAACCGCTACAAAAACGGACAGAACAACCAATTTACCAGAATGCCAATGACAATGGCACTGACAATTATGCGGTGTTGTTTGCTGATACAAATTTTTAA